A portion of the Pseudomonas sp. GR 6-02 genome contains these proteins:
- a CDS encoding dicarboxylate/amino acid:cation symporter: MKRNRLPRQIAMAIALGVLAGWACHHFAADEKAAREIASYFSMVTDIFLRLIKMIIAPLVFATLVGGIASMGNSRSVGRIGARAMIWFVSASIISLFIGMLLVNVFQPGAGLDLQVTQGAAAPAVVSTGDFSLKVFISHVFPRSIAEAMANNEILQIVVFSLFFGFALAGIKRAGYTKITDSIEELGKVMFKITDYVMAFAPVGVFAAIASAITTQGLGLLVDYGKLIAEFYLGIVILWGVLFAAGYLFLGRSVFTLGKLIREPILLAFSTASSESAYPKTMEALEKFGAPKRVSSFVLPLGYSFNLDGSMMYQAFAIMFIAQAYNIDLSFTQQLLILLTLMITSKGMAGVARASVVVVAATLPMFNLPEAGILLIIGIDQFLDMARTATNVVGNSIATAVIAKSEPLEEPDDVPQTEVSPLPVRSVATV; encoded by the coding sequence GTGAAAAGAAACAGACTACCCCGCCAGATTGCGATGGCTATCGCCTTGGGCGTCCTTGCAGGTTGGGCCTGCCATCATTTCGCAGCGGATGAGAAAGCCGCCCGGGAGATCGCCTCCTACTTCTCGATGGTGACGGACATTTTCCTGCGGTTGATCAAGATGATCATCGCGCCTTTGGTGTTCGCCACACTGGTCGGTGGTATTGCCAGCATGGGTAATTCCCGATCCGTAGGGCGGATCGGCGCGAGGGCGATGATCTGGTTCGTGTCGGCCTCAATCATTTCGCTGTTCATTGGCATGTTGCTGGTGAATGTGTTCCAGCCAGGCGCGGGTCTGGATCTGCAGGTGACTCAAGGCGCAGCGGCGCCGGCCGTTGTCAGCACGGGTGACTTCAGCCTCAAGGTATTCATCAGTCACGTGTTCCCTCGAAGCATCGCAGAAGCCATGGCCAACAATGAGATTCTGCAAATTGTAGTGTTCTCTTTGTTTTTCGGCTTTGCGCTGGCAGGCATCAAGCGCGCTGGCTATACGAAGATCACCGACAGCATTGAAGAACTGGGCAAGGTGATGTTCAAGATCACTGACTATGTCATGGCGTTTGCGCCAGTCGGTGTCTTTGCCGCCATCGCTTCGGCCATCACCACCCAAGGTCTCGGCTTGCTGGTCGATTATGGAAAACTGATTGCCGAGTTCTACCTGGGCATTGTGATTCTATGGGGCGTGTTGTTCGCTGCCGGCTACCTGTTTCTGGGGCGTTCAGTCTTTACCCTGGGCAAGTTGATCCGCGAGCCCATTCTGCTGGCATTCTCGACAGCCAGTAGTGAGTCCGCCTATCCAAAAACCATGGAAGCCCTGGAGAAGTTCGGCGCACCCAAGCGGGTATCCAGCTTCGTACTGCCACTGGGGTACTCATTCAACCTCGACGGCTCGATGATGTATCAAGCCTTCGCCATTATGTTTATCGCTCAGGCCTACAACATTGATTTGAGCTTTACGCAGCAGCTGCTGATCTTGCTGACGCTGATGATTACCAGCAAGGGCATGGCGGGTGTTGCCCGGGCTTCGGTGGTGGTCGTGGCGGCGACGTTGCCCATGTTCAATCTGCCAGAGGCTGGCATTTTGCTGATCATCGGTATTGATCAGTTCCTCGATATGGCCAGGACGGCCACCAATGTGGTGGGCAACAGCATCGCAACAGCCGTGATCGCTAAATCCGAGCCTCTCGAAGAGCCGGACGACGTGCCGCAAACCGAGGTGTCCCCACTGCCTGTTCGCTCTGTAGCCACCGTCTGA
- a CDS encoding amino acid racemase: MKTKSKPSRESSLVHKLGIVGGLGSLAGGDLFYKLVKSRAVLEDQGRYHFLFEQHPFKDVLMPLDRGASMTSRKFYVFQVCQTFEASGVSAIVLPCFASHTFREEIQEEIGIPVLDMMAALRRHIDHVVEPGTVLGILASDYVRHAGLFERYFGSDFKLVYPGADEQSGLMEAMYGVNGIKDGYLDGVPLECVYQACLSLQEQGATMVLPGMTELSLVCGDLQRRGITVLDINEIYAGFATQQKGQSNRPPFKLGIVGGVGPAATVDFMGKVVAHTPAGRDQEHIKMVVEQNPQIPDRTANLLNDETDPTMAMYATCKRLESAGANAIAIPCNTAHAFVERIQAHLRVPIVNMLAETVEAIVQRYGAGKTVGLLATSGTIKSQVYHEAARRAGLHIIAPGLDYQALVMDAIYGALGIKAGFTEGLCRDQLLIAAEHLCELGADVLILGCTELPLVLQHGEAFMIKGHQVALIDPTTILAMKCIRLAGEHSGERSNLHLG, from the coding sequence ATGAAAACGAAATCGAAGCCATCCCGTGAGTCTTCATTGGTACACAAACTGGGCATCGTCGGCGGGCTTGGCTCACTGGCCGGCGGCGATCTTTTCTATAAGTTGGTGAAGTCCAGGGCGGTACTGGAGGATCAAGGCCGCTATCACTTCCTGTTCGAGCAGCACCCGTTCAAAGATGTGCTGATGCCGTTGGATCGGGGCGCGAGCATGACCTCCAGAAAGTTCTATGTTTTCCAGGTCTGTCAGACTTTCGAGGCCAGCGGGGTCAGCGCGATCGTACTGCCGTGTTTTGCCAGTCACACTTTCCGCGAAGAGATACAGGAGGAGATAGGCATACCGGTTCTGGACATGATGGCCGCATTGCGCAGGCACATCGACCATGTTGTTGAACCCGGCACGGTATTGGGCATTCTCGCCTCAGACTATGTTCGTCACGCCGGTTTGTTCGAACGCTACTTCGGCTCCGACTTCAAACTCGTTTATCCAGGTGCCGACGAACAATCGGGGTTGATGGAAGCGATGTATGGCGTCAACGGCATCAAGGATGGCTACCTTGACGGTGTACCGCTGGAATGCGTGTATCAGGCCTGCCTGTCACTTCAGGAGCAGGGGGCCACGATGGTCTTGCCGGGCATGACCGAGCTTTCGTTGGTCTGCGGCGACCTGCAGCGGCGGGGCATCACGGTGTTGGATATCAATGAGATTTATGCCGGCTTCGCGACCCAGCAGAAAGGTCAGTCGAATCGCCCACCCTTCAAGCTTGGGATCGTAGGCGGGGTGGGGCCTGCGGCAACGGTCGATTTCATGGGCAAGGTGGTTGCGCATACACCGGCCGGCCGTGACCAGGAGCACATCAAGATGGTGGTCGAACAAAACCCCCAGATTCCTGATCGCACCGCCAATTTGCTGAATGACGAAACCGATCCGACGATGGCGATGTATGCCACCTGCAAGCGGCTTGAAAGCGCAGGAGCCAATGCGATTGCGATCCCGTGCAACACCGCCCACGCATTCGTCGAGCGCATCCAGGCACACTTGCGCGTACCCATTGTGAACATGCTTGCCGAGACGGTAGAGGCCATCGTTCAGCGGTATGGCGCCGGGAAAACAGTGGGGCTGCTGGCGACGTCGGGCACGATCAAGAGTCAGGTCTACCACGAGGCCGCCCGGCGGGCCGGGCTGCACATAATCGCCCCTGGTTTGGATTACCAGGCGTTGGTGATGGATGCGATTTATGGGGCGCTCGGGATCAAGGCCGGGTTCACCGAGGGTCTTTGCAGGGACCAACTCCTGATCGCCGCCGAGCACTTGTGTGAACTGGGCGCCGATGTGCTTATCCTGGGATGTACGGAGTTGCCGCTGGTGTTGCAGCACGGCGAGGCCTTCATGATCAAGGGGCATCAAGTGGCATTGATCGACCCGACGACCATTCTGGCTATGAAGTGTATTCGGCTTGCCGGTGAACATTCGGGCGAGCGATCAAATCTGCATCTTGGCTAA
- a CDS encoding DUF488 domain-containing protein: protein MPIHIVRLGSPRTANEGLRLGTVRRPPRGVPKAEFASRDFYDVWQPLLSPSPELVAEAKAAEDAKAWESFKRKFKAEMNHPAPSQLLDLLAALSHQTSLAVGCYCEDEAHCHRSVLRELLEARGAKIV from the coding sequence ATGCCCATCCATATCGTGCGACTCGGTTCACCTCGCACCGCAAATGAAGGCCTGCGCCTGGGCACGGTACGCCGCCCGCCCCGTGGCGTACCAAAGGCCGAATTCGCCAGCCGTGATTTCTATGATGTGTGGCAACCGCTGCTGTCCCCCAGCCCCGAACTGGTGGCCGAAGCCAAAGCGGCAGAAGATGCCAAAGCCTGGGAGAGCTTCAAGCGCAAGTTCAAGGCCGAGATGAACCATCCCGCGCCCAGTCAGCTGCTGGACCTGCTGGCCGCCCTCTCCCATCAAACCTCACTGGCCGTGGGGTGTTATTGCGAAGACGAAGCGCACTGCCATCGCTCCGTATTACGGGAGTTGCTGGAGGCACGGGGCGCAAAAATTGTTTAG
- the pcsA gene encoding phosphatidylcholine synthase translates to MISTVHIARLKAWGAHGFTATGVVTAFLATLALLENQPTHCLLWLGVALIVDGLDGALARKVNVQSVLPSFDGSILDLVIDYLTYVFIPALFIYRYIPLPDYTLLLTVSLILVSSLFCFCNVNMKSKDNYFQGFPAAWNVVALCLYIIGPSPWITLLTVIGLALLTVTRMKFLHPFRVRRFMPINIAVTAIWLLCSLSLVLNHPVINPLVMGLWLLMSAYFLGICIWRTALEWFDGSRLK, encoded by the coding sequence GTGATATCCACCGTACACATCGCCAGGCTCAAAGCATGGGGCGCCCATGGTTTTACCGCCACCGGCGTGGTCACTGCTTTCCTCGCGACCCTCGCCCTGCTGGAGAACCAGCCCACCCATTGCCTGCTGTGGCTGGGCGTGGCGCTGATCGTCGACGGGCTGGACGGCGCGCTGGCACGCAAGGTCAATGTGCAATCGGTGCTGCCAAGTTTCGACGGCTCGATCCTCGACCTGGTGATCGACTACCTGACGTATGTGTTTATCCCGGCGCTGTTCATCTACCGTTACATCCCGTTGCCGGACTACACCCTGCTGCTGACCGTGTCGCTGATTCTGGTGTCGTCGCTGTTCTGCTTCTGCAACGTCAACATGAAGAGCAAGGACAACTACTTCCAGGGCTTCCCCGCTGCGTGGAACGTGGTTGCGCTGTGCCTGTACATCATCGGTCCGTCGCCGTGGATCACGTTGCTCACCGTGATCGGCCTGGCGCTGTTGACCGTGACTCGAATGAAATTCCTGCACCCGTTCCGCGTGCGCCGCTTCATGCCGATCAACATTGCCGTGACGGCCATCTGGTTGCTGTGCAGCTTGTCGCTGGTGCTCAACCATCCGGTCATCAATCCACTGGTGATGGGCCTGTGGCTGCTGATGTCGGCGTACTTCCTGGGGATCTGCATCTGGCGCACGGCGCTGGAGTGGTTCGACGGCTCGCGACTCAAATAG
- a CDS encoding VOC family protein, translating to MITPRFILLFVDNPAVSARFYEFLLERKPVEESPTFALFVLDDGYKLGLWSRHTAEPATTVTGGGTELAFPVESAEQVDALFAKWSALGLTMLQTPTELDFGRTFVALDPDNHRLRVFFPH from the coding sequence ATGATCACTCCCCGTTTCATTTTGCTTTTCGTGGACAATCCCGCCGTCAGTGCACGGTTTTATGAGTTTCTGCTGGAGCGCAAGCCCGTGGAAGAGTCGCCGACCTTCGCCCTGTTTGTCCTGGACGACGGCTATAAACTGGGGCTCTGGTCGCGGCATACCGCCGAACCTGCAACGACTGTAACGGGCGGCGGGACCGAGCTGGCGTTCCCGGTGGAGTCTGCCGAACAGGTCGATGCCCTGTTTGCCAAGTGGAGCGCCCTCGGGCTGACCATGCTGCAAACACCGACCGAACTCGACTTCGGTCGCACCTTCGTCGCCCTTGACCCGGATAACCATCGGCTGCGTGTGTTCTTTCCTCATTAA
- a CDS encoding tellurite resistance TerB family protein, with product MNTSDLLEQLLRAGQGSLSQQGGAASTQGGLGDLGGLLGGLLGGSAGGGAGGGGLGGLLGGLLGGGSPSGGSSQTRSGGTNYAALASLGMMAFQAYQAWQRSQASAPQQAPRTVDLLSGPEIEDHSHAILRALIAAAKADGRIDDAEKQMISTEIGRHTDDPQLQQWLDDEVARPLDAADVAQSAQDPGMAAEMYLASVMLVDDQQDAERNYLDELAAALKIDPELQLHLEQQAKGGAA from the coding sequence ATGAACACCAGCGATTTGCTTGAGCAATTACTGCGGGCCGGCCAGGGCTCGTTGTCGCAACAAGGTGGTGCGGCGTCGACTCAAGGCGGCTTGGGCGATTTGGGTGGCTTGCTCGGTGGCCTGTTGGGTGGCAGCGCGGGTGGAGGTGCTGGCGGCGGAGGTCTGGGAGGTTTGCTCGGTGGTCTGTTGGGCGGCGGTTCCCCTTCGGGCGGTTCAAGCCAAACGCGCTCGGGCGGCACCAACTATGCGGCGCTGGCCTCTTTGGGGATGATGGCGTTCCAGGCCTATCAGGCATGGCAACGCAGCCAGGCTTCGGCACCCCAACAGGCGCCGCGTACCGTTGATCTGTTGTCCGGTCCGGAAATCGAAGACCACAGCCATGCCATCCTTCGCGCCTTGATCGCCGCCGCCAAGGCCGACGGCCGTATCGACGACGCCGAGAAACAAATGATCAGCACTGAAATCGGCCGCCATACCGACGACCCGCAACTGCAACAATGGCTCGATGACGAAGTCGCCCGGCCGCTGGATGCCGCCGATGTGGCGCAGTCCGCCCAGGACCCGGGCATGGCCGCCGAGATGTACCTGGCCAGCGTGATGCTGGTGGACGATCAGCAGGATGCCGAGCGCAATTATCTGGACGAACTGGCCGCTGCGCTGAAGATCGATCCAGAGCTGCAACTGCACCTGGAGCAACAGGCCAAGGGCGGTGCGGCTTAA
- the hglS gene encoding 2-oxoadipate dioxygenase/decarboxylase HglS yields MSHPNFVSPDLIRQRFSKAMSDMYREEVPLYGALMELVEQTNRHVLDSDPQIARQLHSTGEIQRLDLERHGAIRVGTATELATLARLFAVMGMQPVGYYDLTPAGVPVHSTAFRAVHEAALQVSPFRVFTSLLRLELIEDTELRAFAQSVLDQRSIFTPAALTLIERAETQGGLTEYEAQDFVAQALETFRWHHSATVTAEQYQQLSAQHRLIADVVAFKGPHINHLTPRTLDIDIVQAQMPAHGITPKAVIEGPPRRQCPILLRQTSFKALDEPIAFTDQAEMRGSHSARFGEIEQRGAALTPKGRALYDRLLNAARDELKEFPNEANAARYNALMTQHFGEFPDTVEDMRQQELAYFRYFVTEKGLAADGLKDASLEDLLRDGYVRVEPLVYEDFLPVSAAGIFQSNLGDAAQTHYGVHSNQQAFEKALGRPTIDELGLYAETQRRSIEECFAALGLKVTD; encoded by the coding sequence ATGAGCCACCCGAATTTCGTCAGCCCTGACCTGATCCGCCAACGCTTCTCCAAAGCGATGTCCGACATGTACCGCGAAGAAGTGCCGCTGTACGGCGCGCTGATGGAACTGGTGGAGCAGACCAACCGCCACGTGCTGGACAGCGACCCGCAAATCGCCCGCCAGCTGCACAGCACCGGGGAAATCCAGCGGCTGGACCTGGAGCGCCACGGTGCAATCCGCGTCGGCACCGCCACTGAACTGGCAACCCTCGCCCGCCTGTTCGCGGTGATGGGCATGCAACCGGTGGGCTATTACGACCTGACCCCGGCCGGCGTGCCGGTGCATTCCACTGCATTTCGTGCCGTGCATGAGGCGGCGTTGCAGGTCAGCCCGTTCCGGGTGTTCACCTCGCTACTGCGCCTGGAACTGATCGAAGACACCGAACTGCGGGCCTTTGCCCAATCAGTGCTGGACCAGCGTTCAATCTTCACCCCGGCCGCGCTGACGCTCATCGAGCGCGCCGAAACCCAGGGCGGCCTGACCGAATACGAGGCGCAGGACTTCGTCGCACAAGCCCTGGAAACCTTCCGCTGGCACCACAGCGCCACCGTCACCGCCGAGCAGTACCAGCAACTCAGCGCCCAGCATCGACTGATCGCCGACGTGGTGGCGTTCAAAGGCCCACACATCAATCACCTGACACCACGCACCCTGGACATCGACATCGTCCAGGCACAAATGCCCGCCCATGGCATTACCCCCAAAGCGGTGATCGAAGGCCCACCCCGCCGCCAATGCCCGATTCTGCTGCGTCAAACCAGCTTCAAGGCGCTGGACGAGCCGATCGCTTTTACCGATCAAGCCGAGATGCGTGGCAGCCACAGCGCCCGCTTCGGTGAAATCGAACAACGCGGCGCAGCGCTCACGCCTAAGGGCCGGGCGCTTTACGACCGTTTGCTCAACGCTGCCCGGGATGAGCTCAAAGAGTTCCCCAACGAAGCCAATGCCGCACGCTACAACGCGCTAATGACGCAGCACTTTGGCGAATTCCCTGACACCGTTGAGGATATGCGCCAACAGGAACTGGCGTACTTTCGCTACTTCGTGACCGAAAAAGGCCTGGCGGCGGATGGGCTGAAAGACGCGTCGCTGGAGGATTTGCTCCGCGACGGGTATGTACGGGTTGAACCGCTGGTGTACGAAGATTTCCTGCCGGTCAGTGCGGCGGGGATTTTTCAGTCGAACCTGGGGGACGCGGCGCAAACCCACTATGGCGTGCATTCGAACCAACAGGCGTTCGAAAAGGCGCTGGGACGGCCGACGATTGATGAGTTGGGCTTGTATGCCGAGACGCAGCGGCGATCGATCGAAGAGTGTTTTGCAGCATTGGGCTTGAAGGTTACCGATTAG